The Lycium ferocissimum isolate CSIRO_LF1 chromosome 8, AGI_CSIRO_Lferr_CH_V1, whole genome shotgun sequence DNA segment CAAATCTAATCCATGCCTCTCAGCAAACTCAAGAGCAGCTTTTTCCGCTAATGTCTTGCTAATCACATAAGAAGCTGCGAATATAGGCTTTAAGGTTTTCATTATGACATGAATATCAGACCACGAGCTCTCATCCACTGTGTCTAAACCTTTATCATTAAACACAAGCGCTGTTCTGCTGGAAGTGTAAACAACTCGTTTTACTGTTTTTGAATTGAGGCATTCCCGTAAAATGCCCAATGTTCCATCAACCaattttcttatcttttcatcttcaatttcttggTTCCCAAAATTCAATGGATGAGCAACGTGAAATACTCCAGTACATCCTTCAATAGCTGCACTAAAGCTTTCTGGTTTGTCCAGATCAGCATTAAAAATCCTCAGCCTTTGGGATGCACCAGGCATGTTAGTGAGGTAGCTAACGTCTGTTTGTGATCCAAACattcattcaaaagtttttcTTCAGAGATTACACTGAATGACTACCGACTAGAAAGACAATTATAATAAACAGATAGAGATTAAACTACTCCTAAATTTCTTCCTGATGCACATTCTTTTTAGggctttttcatttttggcccgtcAGCTGAAATTATTTATGGGCGCtggccaaaatatacaaaacatatacactgattgtgtatattttatgtatatttgtgtgcATTGTACGTATACAAAATAGAATCACTGAAAGGCACCTTAAAAGACAATGAATAGAATCAGTGGGAAATATTAACCTTGAATGGACCTTATGGTAGCATTTACTGAGTAGCCATGTTGAAGAAGCTTCATTATCAGCCATGATGCTAGATATCCTGTTCCACCAGTTACACAAACCATACCTTTGCTGTCATCCATCTCTGTTTCTAAGTTATTCCGTCCTCTTAATCTCGTCTCTATCAGCTGTCGATTCAACAGATGATCCGTCCTTTATCCCACTTTCATCATAAGGTGTGGTCGGACTCTGACTGAGTAGAATTTCCTGTTTTTAGGACCCTACTTTGCGGAATTTGTAAACTATGCAGCACTTTTCAGAAGTtatctgaaaaagaaaaacactacTTCTCAATAATACATTTAGGGCCCATTTAGAgagcttataagtcaaaaaaaaaaaagttgagctacctcaacttatttttttggggcTTATTTTAAGTACAAAATGGCTTATGAGCTGCCAGCTAAACACttaaaaaaactgaaattataagctgttttcagcaacttataagctaagccaaacgggctcttagtggAAAGCATCAAGAGTTAGTAAGAAAACAACTATGCTCAATCCCAAACTATTGAGAAGGAAATAAACCTACAAATGTTCTTGCATATGGCCAATTAGTTGTATGAATAGAGTAACATGATCCGTCTTTCAGTTATCAGaaagagccaaaaaaaaaagaaaaaagagaagcttCTTTGGTTAATGgtatatgactattttttaCAGTCAACATTTTTAACTTCATTTGTTGGTAACATTGAAGATCCATTATCCCTTTTCACGTCCTAATCCTCTGCATCCTGAtccaacttgtatttcaattatAGTACTCGTACTTTCTAAATCTTTAGCTATTTCTcttaaaagataaatataatgTGTTGGTTTGAGTTGATTCCAAAAATTGGCTAAGTTGACGCTAACCTTGTTTGGACTGATCTGATTACCTTTGTTTTTATGATACTTTCTGTTCCCAATAGAGTATTATCAAAATCCA contains these protein-coding regions:
- the LOC132067008 gene encoding LOW QUALITY PROTEIN: vestitone reductase-like (The sequence of the model RefSeq protein was modified relative to this genomic sequence to represent the inferred CDS: substituted 1 base at 1 genomic stop codon), producing the protein MDDSKGMVCVTGGTGYLASWLIMKLLQHGYSVNATIRKTFEXMFGSQTDVSYLTNMPGASQRLRIFNADLDKPESFSAAIEGCTGVFHVAHPLNFGNQEIEDEKIRKLVDGTLGILRECLNSKTVKRVVYTSSRTALVFNDKGLDTVDESSWSDIHVIMKTLKPIFAASYVISKTLAEKAALEFAERHGLDLVTVIPSWIHGPFFSPQFPESLRSAMSMIFGNQENCMKHPSLIPFVHVDDVASAHIFLLENSKAKGRYICSAVEVKPDELFKFLSARYPEYQIRNVDSLREIGGIKHPSLSSKKLLDTGFKYKYGLEEMFDGAIECCKQKGLL